Below is a genomic region from Deinococcus koreensis.
CTTCATCAGCCCGCTGCGCCCTGATCATTCCGGTGCCCAGCTCGTGCACGCAGAAGGCCACCCGGCCCCCAGGCCCCGGTACCTGCCCAGACTCAGGTAAGGTCACCCCGACCCCACGGCCCTCAGCCCCGTTCGCGTTCGCGCAGGATCAGCTGGATCAGGCCGAGCAGCACCAGTTCGTCGTCCTCAGGCTGGCTGGGGCGCAGTTCCTCGATGGTGAAGCGGCGGGCCAGGAAGCTGCGCTTCTTGTGAACCCGGTAGGTGGGCAGGCCGTCGGCGCCGCTCACGGTGTAGGTGGGATTCACGAGGTAATCGAAGCCCATGGCGATCAGGTCGCCGATGAAGGGCACCGCGCCGATCACGCCCTCGATCACGCCCAGCCAGGGATGGTCGTCGCGGATGGTGAAGCGCGGCTGACCGTCCGGCCCCAGCAGGTCGTAGGCGGCGCCCCAGAGGGTTCGCAGTCCCTGGGCCTGCAGGGCGCCCACCGGGCTGCCGCCCGTTCGGCTGATCAGGCGTTTGGCCCGCCAGTCGAGCGCGCCGGCCATGAAGCCCTGGGCCTTCATGCCGTGGGTCTGGCGCGTGCGGGTCTCGTCGCTGAAGACCCGCACCTCGTCGCGTACGCTGAAGGTCTTTTCCTTGACCACGGCGATCAGGCCCCCGCCCGCATCGTGCACGCGCAGTTCGGTGAACAGACTGAACTTGAAGGTCACGGTCAGCGGAAAAGTGAGGTTCACCCTCCGGGGTACGGGGTCAGGGGCGGGGCGGTTCCCAGACGTCCAGGCGCGCGCCGGGCTGGATGCCGGCCGCCTGGGCCCAGAGATGCGCCGGCTGGGCCTTGCGGGCCTCGGGCTGCACGCTGCGGATCAGCACCGCGCCCTGGCCGCAGGCGACGCTCAGGCCGGCCTCCGAGACGTCCAGCACCTCGCCGGGCTGGCCCCGGCCTTCCGTCACGCCCAGGCCCTCCAGCTTCAGGCGGGCGCCCTGCAGGAAGGCGGTCGTCTGCGGCCACGCGGCCACGCCCCGGTATCTGTTCACCACCCCGGCGGCGGTGTCCGTCCAGCGCACGAAGCCGTCCTCCTTGATCAGCATCGGGGCGTGGGTGGCCCGGGCGTCGTCCTGCGCCCTGGGGACGAGGGTGCCGATGCGGAACAGCGCCTCCACGATCAGCCGGGCGGCCTGGGTGCTCAGGGCGGCCGAGAGTTCCAGGCTCGTCCAGGCGGGCTCGATGGGCATCTCCTCCTGCAGCAGGATCGGGCCGGTGTCCATGCCCACGTCGGTCTGCATGATAGTCGTGCCGGTGACCGTCTCGCCCCGGATCAGCGCCCACTGGATCGGCGCGGCGCCCCGGTAGGCGGGCAGCAGGCTGGTGTGCGTGTTCAGGAAGCCGGAACTTGGCACGGCCAGCAGGGAGCCGGGCAGGATCTTGCCGTAGGCGCAGGTGACCGCCACGTCCGCGCCCGAGTCCCGCAGCGTGGCCTCGAAGTCTGTGTTGCGGCGGAGCTTCTGCGGCTGCGCCAGCGGCAGGCCCAGCTCGGCGGCTCGGGCGGCCACGGGCGGCGGGGTCAGCCGCAGGCCCCGGCCCACCGGCTTGTCGGGCTGCGCGACCACCAGTACGACCTCGAACTGCTCGCGGATGGCCTCCAGCACCGGCAGCGAGAAGGCCGGCGAGCCGAAGAAGGCCACGCGGGGGGAGGCGGGCCCCGCCGTGGACGGCGCCGGCTGCCCTTGCACCGCCGCGCGCCCGCCGGCCGGGTTCGTCACAGGTTCTGCTCCAGATGCCGCGCCTGTTCCCATTTCGCCAGGTCGCTGAGCAGGGCCTTGGACTTGTGCTGGATGGCGAGCAGCTCCTTGCGGTAGTCCTCGGTGACCTCGGCCGGCAGGCGATCCAGGAAGAGCACGCCGTCGAGGTGATCGGTCTCGTGCTGGAAGACGCGGGCCAGATAGTCGTCGGCCTCCAGCACCTGCCCCTGGCCGTCCAGATCGGTGTAGCTGACCTGCACGGCGCGCGAGCGGGCCACCCCCTCCTCGTAGATGCCGGGAATGCTCAGGCAGCCTTCCTGGTACGAGCGGTCTTTCTTCTTGTCGATGACCTTCAGTACCGGGTTGATCATCACGAAGTCGCGCAGCACGCGCGAGCGCAGGGGCCTGTCCTGGCCCTCGTGCTCCTCCTCGTCGTCCTCGTATTCCACGGCCACGAACATGCGGACGGGCAGGCCCACCTGGGGAGCGGCCAGCCCCACGCCACGCGCCTCGAACATGGTCTCCAGCATGGTGTTCGCCACCTCGCGCACGCTCTGGG
It encodes:
- the fmt gene encoding methionyl-tRNA formyltransferase, translated to MAFFGSPAFSLPVLEAIREQFEVVLVVAQPDKPVGRGLRLTPPPVAARAAELGLPLAQPQKLRRNTDFEATLRDSGADVAVTCAYGKILPGSLLAVPSSGFLNTHTSLLPAYRGAAPIQWALIRGETVTGTTIMQTDVGMDTGPILLQEEMPIEPAWTSLELSAALSTQAARLIVEALFRIGTLVPRAQDDARATHAPMLIKEDGFVRWTDTAAGVVNRYRGVAAWPQTTAFLQGARLKLEGLGVTEGRGQPGEVLDVSEAGLSVACGQGAVLIRSVQPEARKAQPAHLWAQAAGIQPGARLDVWEPPRP
- the def gene encoding peptide deformylase, encoding MSDPASPRVYPLRLYGDPILRRKAKALRPGEILSVPGFGPQSVREVANTMLETMFEARGVGLAAPQVGLPVRMFVAVEYEDDEEEHEGQDRPLRSRVLRDFVMINPVLKVIDKKKDRSYQEGCLSIPGIYEEGVARSRAVQVSYTDLDGQGQVLEADDYLARVFQHETDHLDGVLFLDRLPAEVTEDYRKELLAIQHKSKALLSDLAKWEQARHLEQNL